The following DNA comes from Synechococcus sp. CC9616.
CCCAGATCGCCCTTGGGATGTTGGGAATAACCCTAAAACAGCTGTTCGTGAATGGTTAAAGTTTCACGATGAATTTGAAATTGATAGAAGCATCGATAGCAAGTTGCTAATTAGTGTTGCTCCTGATGGCTACTTACGTCGTGTGTCGTGATTGCGTATGATTCTGCAGTTTATATTGCATAGTTTTCGGAATTTAATTATAATCTTGTATTTTAGTATGGATTTATTATTCGGAATTCGTCAATTCATTTGATCTTCTGCTGACTGATTAATTATTCTATAATACTTTATGTTAATATAGCAGTACCCTCTGTGTAGCTAATGCATGAATTTGTAACTATATTTATTCCGACTCACAATCGTCATGGATTGTTGATGAGAAATCTTGTTTGGTTAGAGCAATCTGGATGTCAGATTGTAATCGCTGATAGCTCGAATACTTCTTTTGAATTAGAAGTTGATAGATTAAATTCTGGCTCGGGCCATAAGGGTAATATATTATATTTTCATATGAATAATATTGATTATTACACAAAGATTGTTTCTGCATTAAAGGCTATTAAAACAACTTTCACTATTATGTGCCCAGATGATGATTTTATAATATGGAAAAATATTAAATATCTTGTTGCAGAAGCTGTGAAGTCAAATGCTCAAACAGTTGTTGCGAGAGATTTAAGTTTAAAAGAATGTAAAAATGGTTTTGATATTGAAGAATCATCAGAATATAGAAAATTTGGGATAAAAAGTCAAGATAATCTTTTACTGCATTTGAAATCAGCGATGTCTCCAATTGTTTGTACATATTACCAACTTCATAAGACTTCAATGCTTCTAGACTTATGGTCTCACATGGAAAAGAATAAGAGTCTGATGCCTGGTAATAAGTTGGCTGAGATTGTTTTTCGCTCAGGCTGCTTTATTAATGGTCCTGTTGTTTTTTGTGATAAAATATTTAGAGTATTGGGTTATGAACCACCTTTAAGGTCATACGATAAGAGTAAAGCCATTCAAAGGTATATACTTAACTTCTCAGAGGAAGTAAGGTATCTTCAAGATAATGGTATTTTCAAGGATTTTGTCAACATAATTGCTTCATATATAAATAAGCATCATCCTGGCTTGTCACATAAGAGTAATGAGATAGCCTTGAATTTCATCATTAATCCTATGTTTCGAAGGATGAAATCAAAGCATGAAATTTTATGGAAATCGCGTTATTCATTAGGATTTGACTTTTCTAGTGACAAGGATATGTTTGTTCGCTCTAATGAATCGTTAAAGTACGTTTTTGGTATTAGTAATGATTCGTATCGCCTTCCCGAGTATTTCATGAATCTTGAATCATACTTTTTGTCTGATGAGAGTGAGTGGAATAACTTAATTAGACTATTATCCTTCCTGAATAAACACAAATTAGAACCTCTATAAAAATTTACTACTCGCATGATCATCCGATTGTCAGAATTAAAAGTTTATAAGAGTCAAATAAAAATATATCTCCAGGTATCAAGCTGTCTCAGTCCCAATAGTGCCCTAATTTGCTATATTTTTCTTTATTTAGTATATCCACTTGCCTCAATCTTTGGGAGTTTATCAGGTTAAGAGTTCTTTTGCTCTCTTCTATCTTAGATTTTGCAACAATAGTTTTCCTGTTGACTGGACCGAGTTTTTCTAATGATTCTACCCATTGCCTTGCAATACTATATGAATCATCAAAGCTTTTAGTTATATTAAGCAATAGCTCAAACCAAATCTGCTGATTTTTGAATAAGCTATTAACGTTTATGATGAATGTATCTGATATACTAGTATTGAGCTCTTCAATAATTTTTGCAAGATAATAGTTCTCAATTATGATCGGTCTTTTACCTCCAGCTGTAAATAATGATTCTATTGAATATCCTTCTTTATAAGCATCCTTGAATGTCTCAAAAATTACTTCGTTGATCGAATAAGCATAACCTTCAACTTCTAGATGTTGAAGGCATCCATGAGAGTATCCGCTTATAACCATAGGTATAATATCTCTTATTGAGAAAAGATATATAAGTTTAAGCCCACTACATGATTTTTTCACTAAATGAATTAATTTTGACACTTGCTCAGGGCTTGTTGGTAATAATTCATTGGACAGACAAGCGATATGATTCGTTTTACCATTAAATAACTGACTTATTTTTTCAACAAGTATATCCGGTTCGTAGATATGGTTAAAAAGTGTCTGTTTTATCTCAATCGGCTTAAAATTGATAATATTTAGTGACGAGTCTACCAATAGCTTATAGTGCCTACCTTCGTAGGTATAATTTTTCAATGGTAAAAAAGGAAGGACCATCGATTGAAGACTTGTGGAGCCACATTTTCCGAATCCAAAGTTAAGAATCAATGTATTTTGCTCTCCTCGAAGCTTTTCCAGATTATTGATATTTTTTATTGTTGAAATGTTCATTTAATTTTCTGTCTGATATTATTTACATTCTATACTATCATGATTTAAAATTCAACAACCAATATTAGTTGGTCATGATGACCAGATATGGATATTATTTAAAATATAAATCGTAAATAATCTGTCTTGGTAACAAACTTTTGACCATGACTCCTCTTCTCTGCACTTTTTATCTCATATTATTCTGTTTTATTTATTTTCTTCTGTTATATTTGCTTCTTCTTGTGATTTTTGAAATGACTACATATTTATTGTGCGCTTGTTTCCTTGTAAACTGCTGGGGAGGCTCAGGAAAAACTAATACATCATTTAGCTGATCGTGTCTGCAGTTTAAGGATCGTTTGGCCTTATACCTGCTACCACCAAAGGAGAAGGAAACAAATATATGTCT
Coding sequences within:
- a CDS encoding TIGR00180 family glycosyltransferase — encoded protein: MHEFVTIFIPTHNRHGLLMRNLVWLEQSGCQIVIADSSNTSFELEVDRLNSGSGHKGNILYFHMNNIDYYTKIVSALKAIKTTFTIMCPDDDFIIWKNIKYLVAEAVKSNAQTVVARDLSLKECKNGFDIEESSEYRKFGIKSQDNLLLHLKSAMSPIVCTYYQLHKTSMLLDLWSHMEKNKSLMPGNKLAEIVFRSGCFINGPVVFCDKIFRVLGYEPPLRSYDKSKAIQRYILNFSEEVRYLQDNGIFKDFVNIIASYINKHHPGLSHKSNEIALNFIINPMFRRMKSKHEILWKSRYSLGFDFSSDKDMFVRSNESLKYVFGISNDSYRLPEYFMNLESYFLSDESEWNNLIRLLSFLNKHKLEPL